The nucleotide window TCACAGCCCCATCAGAAAGAGGGGAAGAATGAGAAATgcaccaacccaccaaatctctctccgtctctgcaatctctcgctgcagttactgccttccgtttcttctcctcctaaaacggtaAGGTTTCATCTACCATTTTTTTCTCCTTCGAAAACGGGAGTGGTTTGACGTTACTCTATAAGGCATGCTGGCATCCAAACAGTCACTTATACGCACCTGCgtattttttcacacgtgtcatgggcctctaatccgaacggaccatgtgatgcaacatcccatgaaaccgtcaagggctgtggcctgtggttggtgatcctgtagatcgtttatctggttggtctcactgtggcctgtggttggtgatcctgtgatgtactcgcagtgttggtgaatctcttagattgcatagttagaatgcaagtaatttaacgatctacatcagtgttggtgaatctcttagatcctgagcatcaaactcctcattagagaatgagaaaaactttgatgatagagtgggattgatgatgcgctattgcacagttggaatgcaagtaatttaattactagattttctattaatgtttttaagtttattctcaatgcttaaattgagttattactccatattatagattttttgaattcgtgggcccacttttatagcccacttgatgattgttttagcttaataattatctcaaatatttatcttgatgggcttaacaaaataacatatttgatcccatgttttttttatatgattataacattttagaacgatTCCCCGATCTAAGAtatgctcgatgtgaatatacagctttctacctgtaagtaacttacaggttatccaaacagaaaaagtaacttacctgtaagtaacttacaacttacatccaaacatgttacctgtaagtaactttcacctgtaagtcacttacaggtaagtcacttacaacttaaaataaCTTACAATCAatcaaaaaaaaaaccttaacatCTGATTAACAAAGATATGTTTGTCAAATCCAGACGATCAACTGCTTTTCATCTCAATCACCCATTCAACTGCAACTGATCGTGTATTTATGATCGTCCACTCTGAATCGGGATTTGGACGGTTCAAATAGAGGTACCCGCTCACCAGTGGACCATCACAGCCCCATCAGCCACACACATTCAGAAATAGAAAAACCAATCCACATCGTCAAAACAACAATCCCCTCTACAATGTACCACAAACCGAAAAAACACACCAATCGGAAGATCCCAACCAAGAAAAAGAAGTGGTCCCCACAGAGAAAAGGATCAGGAGCGTACATACCTTTTGGAAGGTAGATGTGTGTTTTCCAGTAGTAAATGTAGAAGCACCAACAGTTATGATAGGTGGATCCTGTTGGTGGGGGTCAGTGCAATGGCCGTCTCCAAGCGCCACTCGATGGAAGATGACGCTCGATGGAAGATGACGCCTCGCCACTCGAAGGAAGGAGTGAAAATGTGAAAAGAGTGAAGGCGCTCGTTATTTTGCAAATCCTTTtctgaattttataaaattttgaaatacgAAACAGTGTGCGTTTACCACTGGTTACTCTGTTAATAATCGTACATGCAAGAAggaccattttctggatggttaagatcgtattataaaagaaaattataaatattaaacaaaTACAACTAGACGGATTatttcaatggtctggataactttatatcattgccactattttcatgaacaagtcaccactattttacattctGTACAAAACTCACAGTTTTTTTACAGAAAAATAAAAGGGTAAACAAAGCTTTGGAAAGGagagggctctatgggccccaccatgatggatatgtttcatccaatccgtccatatatttttatatatcattttataatgtgattaaaaaatgaagtatatctcaatctcaagtggaccacattacaggaaacagtgttgaataaattttgaccattaaaaacgttatctaggtctttatgaccaagtcaatagattggatgtcaaataaacagtagagtgggccttaggaggatcttaattgtgaatatccattcattatttttgtcatgtggtgtggcccaactaagatttatatccctataatcttttgtatcaagcactaaaatgatatgtaaaaatggatgaacggaatggatgaatcacatacatcatggtgggggccacagagcaccgaccaccaaccatggggctggtgtcagggggagtagccaatccgctccaGGGACGTGGATTTCGTGCTAAAGCCTTTCCTACGAAGTTACCGTGcatggatgctgggtggggcccaccaccatgtttatgGGAAATCTACTCCATTAATCCgtttatagagatcattttagaaaaagaTACCAAAAAcgaagtgtatccaaaactcaagtgggccacacgagatgaaacagtggggattcagtgcgaaccgttaaaacattcttatggccataaaaagcTTTgttttaggcttttttttttcttttgtattttcacttattcctagtgttaatgaccttataaactgtttggatggcatataaacatcaaggtggagtccagaaggtttcaactataggtatttgtttccccactgtttcctctcgtgtgacccacttgatttttgggtcgaactcatttttggtctcttgtcctaaaatgatctctaaaaatggattaacggagtagattttccaaacacatggtattggggcccacctagcatcTTTGCGCAGGACACCAAGGGCTTTagaaggaaatccgcgtcccgttaAAAAGTGGCGACTGGTGGTCGTTGCTCGGTGGGCTCCAACATGacgtacatgtttcatccacgctgtccatctatttttccaaaaaattttatggtataagaccaaagatgaggtatatcccaatctcaaatggaccacattacaggaaataatgttgaatgagcgtggaccattaaaaaccttttgggggccataaaagttttggatctcccttcatctggtcctgtatgacctaatcaacagattggatgtcaaataaaccgtacagtggaccttaagatggattttaatggtggatatccaatcaccattgttttcatgtggtgtggtacacctgagatttatgtcctgctaatttttggtataaaactgtaaaataatatgaaaaaatggatgaacggaatagatgaaacacgtacatcataatggggcccacctatagaagaggattttaatggtggatatccaatcaatattgttttcttatgatgtggtccaccttaggtttatatccctatcattttttttatcaagccctaaaatgatcggtaaaaatggattaacataatgcacattaaatgcatggtgttgatgtttgacacacatcatgatggagcccacaaaacttattaacatcaattcttaggttctcgcacggtcaataagttgggtcacaattttgacaacaatatttagcccattttatatgtctagcccattcactctattttactaattaataCCCTTAATTTAACTAGTAACTCGCCCCAATCAAgctagctacatatgagaaagatattgggcatacaagattgatcaacaatttgagtgaaatttgatttaaacatatgaagttatttactttttaaTCCGGACTAATTCGATTGTTCAAAaacggttaaatgttcaattagtggatgtgcctaataatttattaattttttttcacaaataaatttcaatttccatttaaaaataacatttttttcaatatgtatatttttttactcttaatttttctttaaaaacttttaacaaaatatcatttttattataaaatattttaaaaaataaattaaaatacaaattctgaatttttatttttaaaatatctaaaattttcacgaattttattttttttttcccaaaaattccaaaatgccgattttttttttcttcaaaagcatcatgttgttttcaacttttcaatttttttttttaaaaattatatatattttttgaaaatcttagagtttttataaataactttttcttttaatttcgaattttgaacattttcaattaattttcaaaatcacaaaattattcaacttttttttttaaaagaaaaaaaatacaaatcataGTGGATGGATGGGCTAGACCCCACTCTCCATCTCGTCTCCTTTTCTTAAGTGAAGATGGGTGAATAAGAAATGGTAGATGATTGGAAATAAAATAGAATGGGTTATTTATAAGTGTAAGGGTCACTTTACTAACTTTTGGAAAGTTTGGGGGCTAAATAAAGTTCTAAGGACTATATATGATTGGTTGAGAGGCATGGGTGTGCCACGTGGTGCATCGTAGTTGGTTTGATTAGATGACATGCGGCATGAGCAGAGGGGTAATTTTACCTCAAGTAGGTTTCTCGAGGCATGATATGCTTTTTTCCCTCATCACCTAACCTGTGATGAAATGTCATAGGATTCCACATGGCAGGCGCCTGCCACATGGATGGGCCCCGGTTTTGGCCGGAAGTCTAGGTGAGGTCTTGGTTCCTCTCTGGCCTAGTCCCCTCGATTTTATTGTGGTCCAAAGTTAATTGCACTTGGCTTATACTTGATTTGAGCATCAGGCTAGGCTTGAACTTGGTTTTAGGTTTGAGATAGGTTTTAGGGGTTCCTCATGTTCAGATCTGCTTGCCAGcccttgggtggggtgtctacgtCCCTTCAAAACTAAGGGTATAAACCAAGTGTAAATTATTAATGATCCCAAATATGGTGAAATGGGTCCCCCACAAAAGGGGGCAAGTTCAATTTCTATGGCTCATCTGTGGACAACCCGCTTTGGGGGATCAGGTGCAATAATTAGGGTGGATAGTAGAAAATCTATAGCTGCGATTTCTTATTCGTACAAATGACgctccaattttttattttttttaaaggccgaAGCTTAGGAAATTCATTGATCAGCTGAATTTACAGACATTCAGGAGGGCCCCACAATAAAGGAAGGCAGCCTCTCCTATAATATACCTTagtacaaaaaagaaaaacagtgtTAAAAGGGaacacaacaaaaacaacagagaaagaggagagaggagCTACACAAGAGGACGACAGAAAGGGCAAACCAGCAAAATCAATCAGTGGCACCTGAGGGTTCCAAGACCTGCATTATCTAACACTAAAGCCCCTCTGACTGGCCTCGGGAGAGGAGTGCGATGGAAGAAAATTCTATCTGGACACCCTTCACTGGCAGTACGAGCAAGAGCATTGACCACTACATTCCTTTCTCTAAAAGTATGGTTGATCACCAGGTTAAGGTCCTGAGATTTATCTCTAATTTTCCCCAATGTATACCAGATTTTCCAAAGATTAGAGGAGTCAGTCTCTCTCGGATCATCAACAATGACTTTAGAGTCAGTTTCGAGAATGATATTCGAAAGTCCCAGGTTGGAGTAGATGTTGAGGCCATCCAGCATGGCCCTAGCTTCGGCCTTAGTGTTTGTAGAGATCCCATAGTACTTATGAAAGGCAAAGACGAGTCGGCCAAGGTGGTCCCGACAAACACCACCCCCCCCACTTTCACCTGGGTTGCCTCTCGAggactagttcggtgactcggttactcgGTTGCTTTGATActgttgttgctcaccaagtgtttgatgaaatgactcaatgaagtgtggccggTGCCAATGAAGATAAGTATATGCAACaaatatcctttaaaaaaaaagacgcTCTAATTACATAGTAGGATTTTATGCTTTGTTTCGTGGACTACAGTTAGCTAGGATGGCCAGGACAAAATGGATAGAGATTAAAGGTGACTCCGTCACAGTTGTCAACACAATCAGTAGTGAATGAGACCTAAGCTGGGAGGCCAGCATCATGGTTGCAAGTAGAGCATTTACCACGTCTAGGAAGGAAATGTGCATTAGCGGATCGCATGGCCACTGTCCATCCCATCATCCACACATGGTTTGGTCAAccccttcttttcttttaaaagtaTCTGTATGATgatgctttaaaaaataaataaaaaaataaaataaaagggcttTTCATATTCATGAAGATGTTTCTGTACATTGCTTGGGCGGACCGGTCAGCAAAAGGAAAAACGGGTCCACCAACCAAAGAAATAAAAGAAGGAGCCAACCATTAAACCTCTCTCTAACAGCCTAAGCTAACTCTATCTAGGAAGATCAGACCTCTGATGAGGGGAGGCAGCTCAGCCGTGGACTAAAATAGCCTATGTACTACCCCTAGGAGCGAGCCGTTAGCCACAGTGTTTGTCTCCCTAAGGGAGTGGGAGATAGTAACTTTCATGCCGTCCAGTAGGGACCTTATCCTTGCCCACCAGTACCACATGAACCACGAAGGAGCATCCTTTTTGGTGAGGGATTCCACCATCAATTTGGAATTGCTAACTATCTCCACCTTGGTGTAACCCAGACCCACGCAGCAGGAAAGGCCCACTCAGATTGACCTAATTTTGGCCCTACCGTCGGAGCTGAAACCATAGCTAGATGAGAAGGTAATGACGAAATCCCTCGCAATCTCTGCTAATACCGCCACCACCCGACGGGCCTGGATTTTATAGGGTTGAGCCATCCAAGTTTATTTTAATCCAGTCAAAAAAAGGGCAAAGCCACCTCACCATCTGGACCTTTCTCGAGATCGTCGCCGCTCCATCTAGCCCCAACCTATCAAGAGTGTTAGCTGCGGTGCACTTAAAGGCTTTGGGAAAGGGAAAATATGGGGCTAAGAGCTTAATCTAACAATTGACCCTAGAAATAACTTTGTCTGCACACAACGAGGATCCTTCCCACCGAGCTGCATTTCTTGCCAGCTAGAGTTCCTAGAAAATCAGAGATAGCGAGAGGCCCCTAAGGGCCAGGAAGTGATCAGACGCGACGCTTCTGTGTACATCTCTTCAGCTTGCTTAGTGGTTTTATACATATCTTTTCttcgaaaaaaataaataaaaattggaaaaagaagtaGAATTGGTTGAGCTACCTCATGTTCAACATACACCCAAGTCATAATCATGATCCAATACTTTTGGGGTACACACTATAGAGAGAAATGTATGATCATGCCTAAAACTTATAGATTTACGTAATTTGGCCCACTTGTGTTTTTCAATGGCTTGAATTTTTGTTTGTCCTTTCTAATAAatggggttggatggcatacgtACAACACAGTGAAACCCACATTCCATTTGAAAGCTTCCATGGTAGGTGTCACCTTCCCTATGCCCTCCATTATTTATCTTGATGTTgcccacttgaactatagatcaaGCTAGGTTCTGAGATTTAGGACTCATATGTTGAGGTACatctaatgggttggatggcactcCCACATCATGGTGAACCCGCACAACTGCCACAGCTACCATACATTTGTACGTGCATgatcatttcattttcctcttctAGCAGTTCTCTTCCTCTCTTCATGTGTACTGCACCGGCTATACCCAgtagctttttcttttttttttcaacaagaaGAAAATATTGTTTTTATATATCTAAACCATAACCACATAACCTAGAAACGTTTACTATTACTAATTGTAGTTCTTGAGAGATCAAAAACCATAACAGGACAAGATCAAAAACATAACAAGAGAAGATAACCCAGTCATTCCTCTCTACACACCATTTTAACACAAGATAAAGATAACCCAGCCATAACTAGTACTAGTAGTGCTACTACTTAGTTACTCCAATTGCATTTGGAGCAAAGACGCCACTCTCGTAACGATTAGTTTCTCCAGTTGCCATCTGAAGTACCCCCACCACCACCATGGTAACGAGATCCTCCATCTGACCCACCATATCCACGATCCCCTCCACCACCTCCACCACCACTGCGACTATAACCCCCTCCCCCTCCCACTCCATAGCCATCACTGCTACGGCGACCAGTGTTACGGAATCCTCCGCCACCGCCACCGCCACCGTCACCACCGCTTCCCTTGGACTGAGCCTCGTTGACAGTGATGCTCCTCCCGTCAAGGTTCTGTCCGTTCATCCCTCATGGACTGAGTACTTGTTATTTCTTTTCAATTCAATACAAAGAAGGCAGGCAAAGGGCTGGGCCTAGGctagtaaaataaaaaatttaatagaCCTGACCTAAAAGCCAGCCCAACAAGTTAAAAATCTAGACCTGAGCCCAGCCTTTTGTCAGGCCAGTGTACAATGTGATTTTAGTCTGTTTCTGGTGAAGAAATATTTTATAGATCAGGTAGCGTTGGATTGTAGAATATTTTCCTAGCATTTGGAACATAGAAAAAAAGGGTGATAGGAGGTTTGTTCCTAGTGTTTTTTAACAGACAACACACCAAAAGCTCCATAGCTATTGGGGAAGCACCGAAATATTTCTTTATCTAGGCCTTCCTAAGCAAACCGATCAAGATCTTCCCATGGGCTATCCCATATCTCACGGGTCTGATAATAGGACCCACTCTATTGCCATTCTGCATTTCACAGACCCAACTTCATGGGCCACCCCACCTTagttgtaagacccatgtcctagactgcatcgtttcgtaggcttctgcggtccttctggtcgaattccggcaacccgcgatcttTTACCGGCATTTGCGCGCAATCTTGAGTCGTGGCTAGTATATTTGAGTCGGCTCGAGTCGAAACTTATACCGTCATGACCGCattgtcgctgcggttccaatgccgcatctcgtgcgccaatccgacgcttagatcataagttgtggacCGCGCATCataatggtcgtggaccgcacgttgcgggacccacctatccagattgcacatttccctagcaaccatcatcatgaggatgatgtcaccctatgggtgacatcaccctagctatagccctaGCCCATAACTCTAAGCATGCTCTTACAACTCATAATGACCTTAGCCCATGCCTCCCTTACAACTCATGATTGTCTAGCTAGAAAAAAAACAATcatttctcatttctctctctcttatctctctccctccctctttctttgttatttcctagcaagagagagctcccaacgtccatgagagctctccatttccaaccctttgcaagctctccacccccaaatccaaccctccaaaatcaatccccaccattgaatcttgttcccttggagctttagatcacattggtggaagaagaagtccaagctctaaggtgggtgcttctctctctctccctctttttcatttttatgtaatgtgtggcccacttagatggaccccaactcgatgtatgtcttatccaaactgtctaaatcatgtggaccctaccttatggatgatgagaaaatacaaatatcggacCCATTAGGCGGGCCACgttcttgtgggacccaccttgataaagcgtgggccacgcccatgtggggcccaccatgatggtgtgTTTACCCAATCCATGTCGTCCGTGGAGCTGGCTAACATGAAGTGCGTgtcctgacatgggtgtgtaccaaCATGCTAACCATACGTATAACATCAGTgggtttttagatttttgggtgggccattcatatgggccccaccctgatgcattaatttaatccaagccgtccattccattctccagattattttaggtgttgagccgaaaaatgaagtaaatccgatTTTTCTGGAGggtcataccatagaaaacagtgtttgtACCATTGAAATCTACCCTGGGTTTCTGTACTCCAAAAATACATCGAATATCAggctcatttggactgtcttgagccatagaatccaatagcTGGGTTGGAtactcctgatgtgggccctacttaggaaaaatcataaaaaaactgttttttttttttttaacaaagcaTACGGCAGCTGACGCTGCGTTGAGACGGTTGGACAGGGACCGttgggtcccagctgtgggccccaccatgatgtgtgtcgaccatcaacatcatgcatttgttgggtccccttttgGGATACTGggccccctaaaaatcagccttatgtggaactcaggtggcccacacggcaggaaacaatggtgattgagcgtctgccattggaacccttttgggtgtcccagaagtttggatcattatgaaaatttattttcctctttatccagggtctgtgtgaccttattcatggcttggatggcagataaacgttatggtgggccccgcatgggacccgctgatgtaagtgtttgtcccacaccgtccacccgtgtggaccctaccatgatgtatgtttcgtatGCACACCGTCCAGCGGTGTACGGTGGTGCCCATTATGATGGGTCTCGTATCCACCATCCCTAGACGGTGGaacccacgtccgtgtggggccaTCCTTGATATCTACCCACGCCTAGAACCATAGCTCTTGTGGTAGGTTGAGTGAGAGACACCTCGTTTCAGCTCAACGCTGGCGTATTGGCATTGATTGCCTAGTGGGGTtggctgacagtgaagtgtgacCTGGCCGTGGggttccatgggacccatccaagctgtccatccattgaggtggaccacaccatcatgtatgtggtgTCCACCGTGCTTGAACGATGGgacacaccccacgtgtgggacccacatgatttgtgccaaagatcagcaccgtccagagcttCCAACGGTCTGGACGGTGGCCCTTTTTTTTAGCCCTTgcttgatatattatattatataaatatagtataatgtaatatatatatactataagatACATggtgtgggccctacgtgggacacCCACGTGTGATGTATGCACGTCTGGGCCATCCACGTGTGATGTATGCACTTGTTATGAACGCACGTCTTAAGCCTGGACGTGGTTGGGTATtagatataatattaatatattatattatattatattatattaatatatataataaaatattatatattatattataatacaatATACTTGAATGTagcggtgggccctacgtggacccgcctctttttaacagaaaagttgCATGAGAAGCAGctgactttatatatatatatatatatatatatatatatatatatatatatacacacacacactttatatcatatgagggtggccttacgtgggtcccacctctgTATCTTTAAGCAGCTAAGGCTGCACGTCCAGCTGCTATGTCGCTGTTCTTGCTCCCTTGGCGTCAGCTAGGTCCGTTGGAACCGTTGTAATTGTGGattcaatccacaccattcagttCCGTGGGATCCACTGCTATTCTAAGTGTAGGCCTGACtaggaagtatgtgttttatcttcatagcccattgtttgggtggtggggcccaccatgatgcatgtgttgtatccatactgtccaactacttgtgatatcattttatggtgtgagcaaaagaatgggttagatttaaagttcaagtggaccccaccatttaaataacGGACCgtaacatccaccgttcaaacttctaagggccatggtagtttccaattaagctgatattgttttcacttcatgatccatatgttaccttatgaataggccgGGTCTTAAAACACATAAGGGCGGGCCCGacctaatatatatgaggcccaccggcgcgacctatttgatatacatgaagcccgatggtgcgacccatataatgcggcccatgtgatgtggcccacttaacctacgaggcccaggtgcgaggccgttatgatatatttgaggcccaggtgcgaggcccacctgttgtgtattcgaggccgatgagatgtatgttagcccatatgacgaggcctatgtgacgtaaataaggcccatcatgattgtaacGTGGGGTCATAGGCCCGCTATATGtttctatgtaggccactcctaagaagcaatgttggttagatgtccacattgatgggcaatgatggttggatgtccacattgtgaccttctcttaggccttgttag belongs to Magnolia sinica isolate HGM2019 chromosome 8, MsV1, whole genome shotgun sequence and includes:
- the LOC131254270 gene encoding glycine-rich RNA-binding protein 2-like; this encodes MNGQNLDGRSITVNEAQSKGSGGDGGGGGGGGFRNTGRRSSDGYGVGGGGGYSRSGGGGGGGDRGYGGSDGGSRYHGGGGGTSDGNWRN